In one Pseudomonas fitomaticsae genomic region, the following are encoded:
- a CDS encoding glutamine synthetase family protein, with translation MSNNLDQLTDWLKDHKITEVECMIGDLTGITRGKISPTNKFIAEKGMRLPESVLLQTVTGDYVEDDIYYELLDPADIDMICRPDQNAVYLVPWAIEPTAQVIHDTYDKQGNPIELSPRNVLKKVLKLYADKGWQPIVAPEMEFYLTKRSDDPDYPLQPPVGRSGRPEIGRQSFSIEAANEFDPLFEDVYDWCELQELDLDTLIHEDGTAQMEINFRHGDALSLADQILVFKRTMREAALKHNVAATFMAKPMTGEPGSAMHLHQSIIDIETGKNVFSNDDGTMSQLFLHHIGGLQKLIPELLPLFAPNVNSFRRFLPDTSAPVNVEWGEENRTVGLRVPDAGPQNRRVENRLPGADANPYLAIAASLLCGYIGMVEGINPSAPVVGRGYERRNLRLPLTIEDALERMENSATIEKYLGKTFITGYVAVKRAEHENFKRVISSWEREYLLFAV, from the coding sequence ATGAGTAACAACCTCGACCAGCTCACCGATTGGTTGAAAGACCACAAGATCACAGAAGTCGAATGCATGATCGGCGACTTGACCGGCATCACCCGGGGCAAGATCTCGCCGACCAACAAGTTCATCGCCGAAAAAGGCATGCGCCTGCCAGAGAGCGTTCTGTTGCAGACCGTGACCGGCGACTACGTCGAAGATGACATCTATTACGAACTGCTCGACCCGGCCGATATCGATATGATCTGCCGCCCCGACCAGAACGCCGTGTACCTGGTGCCTTGGGCCATCGAGCCGACCGCCCAGGTGATCCACGACACCTACGACAAGCAAGGCAACCCGATCGAGCTGTCGCCGCGCAACGTCCTCAAGAAAGTCCTGAAACTCTATGCCGACAAAGGCTGGCAGCCGATTGTGGCGCCGGAAATGGAGTTCTACCTGACCAAGCGCAGCGACGACCCTGACTATCCGTTGCAGCCGCCAGTCGGCCGCTCGGGGCGCCCGGAGATCGGTCGTCAGTCCTTCTCCATCGAAGCGGCGAACGAATTCGATCCGCTGTTCGAAGACGTCTACGACTGGTGCGAACTGCAGGAACTGGACCTCGACACGCTGATCCACGAAGACGGCACGGCGCAGATGGAAATCAACTTCCGTCACGGCGATGCCCTGTCGCTGGCCGACCAGATCCTGGTGTTCAAACGCACCATGCGTGAGGCCGCGCTCAAGCACAACGTGGCCGCTACCTTCATGGCCAAGCCGATGACCGGCGAGCCGGGCAGTGCGATGCACCTGCACCAGAGCATCATCGACATCGAGACGGGCAAGAACGTGTTCTCCAATGACGACGGCACCATGAGCCAGTTGTTCCTGCACCACATCGGTGGCCTGCAGAAACTGATCCCTGAGCTGTTGCCGCTGTTCGCACCGAACGTCAACTCGTTCCGCCGCTTCCTGCCGGACACCTCGGCGCCGGTGAACGTGGAGTGGGGCGAAGAAAACCGCACCGTGGGCCTGCGCGTACCGGATGCCGGCCCGCAAAACCGCCGGGTGGAAAACCGCCTGCCGGGCGCCGACGCCAACCCGTACCTGGCGATTGCCGCGAGCCTGCTCTGCGGCTACATCGGCATGGTCGAAGGCATCAACCCGAGCGCGCCGGTCGTGGGCCGTGGTTACGAGCGCCGCAACCTGCGCCTGCCGCTGACCATCGAGGACGCCCTGGAGCGCATGGAAAACAGCGCGACCATCGAGAAATACCTGGGCAAGACCTTCATCACCGGCTACGTCGCGGTCAAGCGGGCCGAGCATGAAAACTTCAAGCGCGTGATCAGTTCCTGGGAGCGTGAGTACCTGCTCTTCGCCGTCTGA
- the ssuD gene encoding FMNH2-dependent alkanesulfonate monooxygenase — protein MSLNIFWFLPTHGDGHYLGTAEGARAVDHGYLQQVAQAADRLGFGGVLIPTGRSCEDSWLVAASLIPVTQRLKFLVALRPGIISPTVAARQAATLDRLSGGRALFNLVTGGDPEELAGDGLFLDHEARYQASVEFTRIWRRVLEGETVDYDGEHISVKGAKLLYPPIQQPRPPLYFGGSSEAAQDLAAEQVEMVLTWGEPPAAVAEKIEQVRAKAAKLGRTVRFGIRLHVIVRETNAEAWQAADRLISHLDDDTIKRAQASLARFDSVGQQRMAALHGGSRDNLEVSPNLWAGVGLVRGGAGTALVGDGPTVAARVKEYADLGIDTFIFSGYPHLEESYRVAELLFPHLDVERPELPKSAGYVSPFGEMVANDILPKAASQS, from the coding sequence ATGAGCCTCAACATCTTCTGGTTCCTGCCTACCCACGGCGACGGCCATTACCTTGGCACCGCCGAAGGCGCCCGCGCCGTCGACCACGGCTATCTGCAACAGGTCGCGCAAGCGGCGGATCGACTGGGTTTTGGCGGCGTGCTGATTCCCACCGGCCGTTCCTGCGAGGACTCGTGGCTGGTGGCGGCATCGCTGATCCCGGTGACCCAGCGTCTGAAGTTTCTGGTCGCCCTGCGCCCCGGGATCATTTCCCCGACGGTGGCGGCGCGTCAGGCGGCGACGCTGGATCGTCTGTCCGGTGGCCGTGCGCTGTTCAACCTGGTGACCGGTGGCGATCCGGAAGAGTTGGCCGGCGACGGTCTGTTCCTCGATCACGAAGCGCGCTATCAGGCCTCGGTGGAATTCACCCGGATCTGGCGCCGCGTGCTGGAAGGCGAAACCGTGGATTACGACGGCGAGCACATCAGCGTGAAGGGCGCCAAATTGCTCTATCCGCCGATCCAGCAGCCGCGTCCGCCGCTGTACTTTGGTGGTTCGTCGGAAGCGGCGCAGGATCTGGCCGCCGAACAAGTGGAAATGGTTCTGACCTGGGGCGAACCGCCCGCAGCCGTTGCCGAGAAGATCGAACAGGTGCGCGCCAAGGCCGCCAAGCTCGGCCGCACCGTGCGCTTCGGCATTCGTCTGCATGTGATCGTGCGGGAAACCAACGCCGAAGCCTGGCAAGCGGCGGATCGCCTGATCTCGCATCTGGACGACGACACCATCAAACGTGCCCAGGCTTCGCTGGCGCGCTTCGACTCGGTCGGCCAGCAACGCATGGCCGCGCTGCACGGTGGCAGTCGCGACAACCTCGAAGTCAGCCCGAACCTGTGGGCCGGCGTCGGTCTGGTGCGCGGCGGTGCCGGTACCGCGCTGGTCGGCGACGGCCCGACCGTTGCTGCACGGGTGAAGGAATACGCGGACCTGGGCATCGACACTTTCATCTTCTCCGGTTATCCACACCTCGAAGAATCGTATCGGGTGGCCGAGCTGCTGTTCCCGCACCTCGACGTCGAGCGCCCGGAGTTGCCGAAAAGCGCCGGTTACGTCAGCCCGTTCGGCGAGATGGTGGCCAACGACATTCTTCCCAAAGCCGCGTCCCAGAGCTGA
- a CDS encoding sulfonate ABC transporter substrate-binding protein — protein MRTVFLRRGLVALFAAAVSFGAITQAQAETLRIGYQKYGTLVLLKAKGTLEKRLAAQGVDVQWTEFPGGPQLLEGLNVGSIDFGVTGETPPVFAQAAGADLLYVAYEPPAPNSEAILVPKDSPIKSVADLKGKKVALNKGSNVHYLLVRALEDAGLKYTDIQTVFLPPADARAAFERGSVDAWVIWDPYQAAAEKQLQAHTLRDGKGIVDNHQFYLATKPYAQKNPEVIKTLVEEVRAVGEWSKANPQDVTQQVSPLLGLPADITLTSVKRQGYGALFLTPEVVAAQQKIADTFYQLKLIPKPLSIKDVIWTPPAAVAQSSVTQAQ, from the coding sequence ATGCGCACTGTATTTTTGCGTCGTGGTCTGGTCGCTCTGTTTGCTGCGGCTGTGTCCTTCGGCGCCATCACTCAAGCTCAAGCCGAAACCCTGCGGATCGGTTATCAGAAGTACGGCACCTTGGTGCTGCTCAAAGCCAAGGGCACTCTGGAAAAACGCCTCGCCGCCCAAGGCGTCGACGTGCAATGGACTGAATTCCCCGGCGGTCCGCAACTGCTGGAAGGCCTGAACGTCGGCTCGATCGACTTTGGCGTCACCGGCGAAACTCCGCCGGTCTTCGCCCAGGCGGCCGGTGCCGATCTGCTCTACGTGGCCTACGAGCCACCAGCGCCGAACAGCGAAGCGATCCTCGTGCCGAAAGATTCGCCGATCAAATCGGTGGCAGATCTCAAGGGCAAGAAAGTCGCCCTGAACAAAGGCTCCAACGTCCACTACCTGCTGGTGCGTGCACTGGAAGACGCCGGCCTCAAGTACACCGACATTCAAACCGTATTCCTGCCGCCGGCCGATGCCCGCGCCGCGTTCGAACGTGGCAGCGTCGACGCCTGGGTCATCTGGGACCCGTACCAGGCGGCCGCCGAGAAACAGCTGCAAGCGCACACCCTGCGTGACGGCAAAGGCATCGTCGACAACCACCAGTTCTACCTGGCGACCAAACCCTACGCACAGAAAAATCCCGAGGTGATCAAGACCCTCGTGGAAGAGGTGCGCGCCGTCGGCGAGTGGTCCAAGGCCAACCCGCAAGACGTGACCCAACAGGTGTCGCCGCTGCTCGGTCTGCCGGCAGACATCACCCTGACCTCGGTGAAACGCCAGGGTTACGGCGCGCTGTTCCTGACCCCGGAAGTGGTCGCCGCACAACAGAAAATCGCCGACACCTTCTACCAGCTCAAGCTGATTCCCAAGCCGTTGAGCATCAAGGACGTGATCTGGACCCCACCGGCCGCTGTGGCCCAAAGCTCGGTCACCCAAGCCCAGTAA
- a CDS encoding TetR/AcrR family transcriptional regulator, whose translation MTRPAPVRKPRARSQARIDSILDAARTLLAAEGVASLSIYSVAERAQIPPSSVYHFFASVPALLEALTADVHAAFRACLQAPIDHDALRDWRDLSRLVEERMLEIYGEDAAARQLILAQHGLTEVTQADRQHDLELGDLMHKLFDHHFELPRLPDDVDVFALAMELGDRVYARSVQQHGQITPRMAEEGMRVFDAYIGLYLPPYLPKRNL comes from the coding sequence ATGACGCGTCCCGCCCCCGTCCGCAAACCCCGTGCCCGCAGTCAGGCGCGGATCGATTCGATACTCGACGCCGCGCGTACGCTGCTGGCCGCCGAGGGCGTGGCGAGCCTGTCGATCTACAGCGTGGCCGAGCGCGCGCAGATTCCGCCCTCCTCGGTCTACCACTTCTTTGCCAGTGTCCCGGCACTGCTCGAAGCGCTGACGGCCGATGTACACGCGGCGTTCCGCGCCTGCCTGCAAGCGCCGATCGATCACGATGCCCTGCGCGACTGGCGCGACCTGTCGCGGCTGGTCGAAGAGCGAATGCTGGAGATCTACGGCGAGGATGCCGCCGCCCGCCAACTGATCCTCGCGCAGCACGGCCTCACCGAAGTCACCCAGGCCGACCGTCAGCACGACCTCGAACTCGGCGACCTGATGCACAAGCTGTTCGATCATCACTTCGAGCTGCCGCGACTGCCGGATGACGTGGATGTGTTCGCGCTGGCCATGGAACTGGGCGACCGCGTCTACGCCCGCTCGGTGCAGCAGCACGGGCAGATCACCCCGCGCATGGCCGAGGAAGGCATGCGGGTGTTCGATGCCTATATCGGGCTGTATCTGCCGCCGTACCTGCCCAAGCGCAACCTCTGA
- the ssuB gene encoding aliphatic sulfonates ABC transporter ATP-binding protein: MTAQQPPRLLRGIPLAVRNLQKTFGSRQVLRGIDLHIPAGQFVAVVGRSGCGKSTLLRLLAGLDQPTGGDLLAGAAPLSDARDDTRLMFQEARLLPWKKIIDNVGLGLKGNWRPQALQALDAVGLADRANEWPAALSGGQKQRVALARALIHQPRLLLLDEPLGALDALTRIEMQQLIERLWQQHGFTVLLVTHDVSEAVAIADRVILIEDGEVGLDLPVELPRPRVRGSHRLAALETEVLNRVLSLPGEPPAPEPVSPLPTQLRWAQ; the protein is encoded by the coding sequence ATGACCGCTCAACAACCTCCACGCCTGCTGCGCGGGATTCCGCTGGCGGTGCGCAACCTGCAAAAGACCTTCGGCTCGCGGCAAGTGCTGCGCGGTATCGATCTGCACATTCCGGCGGGGCAGTTTGTCGCCGTGGTCGGACGCAGCGGATGCGGCAAAAGCACGTTGCTGCGCTTGCTCGCCGGCCTCGATCAACCCACCGGCGGCGATCTGCTGGCCGGTGCTGCACCGCTCAGCGATGCGCGGGATGACACCCGATTGATGTTCCAGGAAGCGCGACTGCTGCCGTGGAAAAAGATCATCGACAACGTCGGTCTCGGCCTCAAAGGTAACTGGCGCCCGCAAGCCTTGCAGGCGCTGGATGCAGTCGGCCTCGCTGATCGCGCCAACGAATGGCCGGCGGCATTGTCCGGTGGGCAGAAGCAGCGCGTGGCGCTGGCCCGGGCGCTGATTCATCAACCGCGTCTGTTGCTGCTCGACGAGCCGCTGGGCGCGCTGGATGCGCTGACCCGGATCGAGATGCAGCAACTGATCGAACGTCTCTGGCAACAGCATGGTTTCACCGTGTTGCTGGTGACCCACGATGTCAGCGAAGCCGTGGCGATTGCCGACCGGGTGATTCTGATCGAGGACGGCGAAGTCGGCCTCGACCTGCCAGTGGAGCTGCCGCGCCCTCGGGTCCGCGGCTCCCATCGCCTGGCCGCGCTGGAAACCGAAGTGCTCAACCGTGTGTTGTCCCTGCCCGGCGAGCCGCCGGCGCCGGAACCCGTTTCACCCTTGCCTACGCAACTGCGTTGGGCTCAATAA
- a CDS encoding gamma-glutamyl-gamma-aminobutyrate hydrolase family protein (Members of this family of hydrolases with an active site Cys residue belong to MEROPS family C26.) yields MSRLPLIGVTDCSLQSGLHAYHISGDTSVRSAASKACNVPAISLSMADRAAASDILDVCEGILFSGSPFNIDLFPAPGLHRVRRRARDSARPGCAQEMQRQRKGQVSSSFIVYARCRA; encoded by the coding sequence ATGTCTCGCCTGCCGTTAATCGGCGTCACCGACTGCTCTTTGCAGTCCGGTCTGCATGCTTATCACATCAGTGGCGACACGTCCGTCCGCAGCGCGGCCAGCAAGGCCTGCAACGTGCCAGCGATCTCCCTGTCCATGGCAGATCGAGCGGCAGCGTCCGATATTCTGGACGTGTGCGAGGGCATCCTCTTTAGCGGTTCTCCTTTCAATATAGATCTCTTTCCCGCTCCCGGCCTGCACCGCGTCCGTCGCCGTGCCCGTGATTCTGCACGCCCGGGATGTGCACAGGAAATGCAACGCCAGCGTAAAGGGCAGGTAAGCTCCTCCTTCATTGTCTATGCGCGGTGCCGGGCGTAA
- the ssuC gene encoding aliphatic sulfonate ABC transporter permease SsuC — translation MKKFIHSLAPWALPVLLLAVWQLSVSAGWLSTRILPAPVAVIEAGVSLVRSGEIWTHLAISGWRAALGFTIGGSIGLVLGFITGLSKWGERLLDSSVQMIRNVPHLALIPLVILWFGIDESAKIFLVALGTLFPIYLNTYHGIRNVDPALVEMARSYGLSGFSLFWQVILPGALPSILVGVRFALGFMWLTLIVAETISASSGIGYLAMNAREFLQTDVVVLAILLYAVLGKLADLAARGLERVWLRWHPAYQVAKGGAA, via the coding sequence ATGAAGAAATTTATCCACAGCCTCGCGCCCTGGGCGTTGCCGGTTTTGTTGCTGGCGGTATGGCAGTTGTCGGTGTCGGCCGGTTGGCTGTCGACGCGGATTCTGCCGGCGCCGGTGGCGGTGATCGAAGCTGGTGTGAGCCTGGTGCGCAGCGGTGAAATCTGGACGCACCTGGCGATCAGCGGCTGGCGCGCCGCGCTGGGCTTCACCATCGGTGGCAGCATCGGTCTGGTGCTGGGCTTCATCACCGGCCTGTCGAAGTGGGGCGAGCGTCTCCTCGACAGCTCGGTGCAGATGATCCGCAACGTGCCGCACCTGGCGCTGATTCCGCTGGTGATCCTGTGGTTCGGCATCGATGAGTCGGCGAAGATTTTCCTGGTGGCACTGGGCACGTTGTTCCCGATCTACCTCAACACCTATCACGGCATCCGCAACGTCGACCCGGCGTTGGTGGAAATGGCCCGCAGTTATGGCCTGTCCGGTTTCAGCCTGTTCTGGCAGGTGATTCTGCCGGGCGCGCTGCCTTCGATTCTGGTCGGCGTGCGTTTTGCCCTGGGTTTCATGTGGTTGACGCTGATCGTAGCGGAGACCATCTCTGCCAGCTCCGGCATTGGTTATCTGGCGATGAATGCCCGCGAGTTCTTGCAGACCGACGTGGTGGTGCTGGCGATTCTGCTGTACGCGGTACTCGGCAAGCTGGCCGACCTCGCGGCCCGTGGCCTTGAACGTGTGTGGCTGCGCTGGCATCCGGCCTATCAAGTGGCGAAAGGAGGTGCGGCATGA
- a CDS encoding TOBE domain-containing protein yields the protein MTIKAINVRNQFKGAIKEIVLGDVLSEIDVQTASGIVTSVITTRSVKELELEVGSEVIAFVKSTEVSIAKL from the coding sequence ATGACTATCAAAGCCATCAACGTACGCAACCAGTTCAAAGGCGCGATCAAGGAGATCGTTCTCGGCGACGTGCTGTCGGAAATCGACGTGCAGACCGCTTCCGGCATCGTCACGTCGGTGATCACCACCCGTTCGGTCAAGGAGCTGGAACTGGAGGTCGGCAGCGAAGTGATCGCCTTCGTGAAATCCACCGAGGTGTCCATCGCCAAGTTGTAA
- a CDS encoding aspartate aminotransferase family protein, with product MTSNNPQTREWQALSSDHHLAPFSDFKQLKEKGPRIITNAKGVYLWDSEGNKILDGMAGLWCVAIGYGRDELADAAARQMRELPYYNLFFQTAHPPALELAKAIADVAPQGMNHVFFTGSGSEGNDTMLRMVRHYWAIKGQPNKKVIISRKNGYHGSTVAGASLGGMTYMHEQGDLPIPGIVHIAQPYWFAEGGDMTPEEFGIWAANQLEEKILEVGVDNVGAFIAEPIQGAGGVIIPPDTYWPRIKEILAKYDILFVADEVICGFGRTGQWFGSDFYDLKPHMMTIAKGLTSGYIPMGGLIVRDEVVAVLNEGGDFNHGFTYSGHPVAAAVGLENIRILREEKIIERAHEETAPYLQKRLRELNDHPLVGEVRGVGLLGAIELVQDKATRKRYEGKGVGMICRQFCFDNGLIMRAVGDTMIIAPPLVISKAEIDELVTKARKCLDLTLSALQG from the coding sequence ATGACCAGCAACAACCCGCAAACCCGTGAGTGGCAAGCCCTCAGCAGCGATCACCACCTGGCCCCGTTCAGCGACTTCAAGCAGCTGAAAGAAAAGGGTCCACGGATCATCACCAACGCCAAGGGCGTGTACCTGTGGGACAGCGAGGGCAACAAGATCCTCGATGGCATGGCGGGTCTGTGGTGTGTGGCGATCGGTTATGGACGCGATGAACTGGCCGATGCGGCCGCCAGACAAATGCGCGAACTGCCTTACTACAACCTGTTCTTCCAGACCGCGCACCCGCCGGCGCTGGAACTGGCCAAGGCCATCGCCGACGTGGCGCCGCAAGGCATGAACCATGTGTTCTTCACCGGCTCCGGCTCCGAAGGCAACGACACCATGCTGCGCATGGTTCGCCACTACTGGGCGATCAAGGGCCAGCCGAACAAGAAAGTCATCATCAGCCGCAAGAACGGCTACCACGGTTCCACCGTGGCCGGCGCCAGCCTGGGCGGCATGACCTACATGCACGAACAGGGCGACCTGCCGATTCCGGGCATCGTCCACATCGCCCAGCCGTACTGGTTCGCCGAAGGCGGCGACATGACCCCGGAAGAGTTCGGGATCTGGGCGGCCAATCAGCTGGAAGAGAAGATTCTGGAAGTCGGCGTCGACAACGTCGGTGCCTTTATTGCCGAGCCGATCCAGGGTGCCGGCGGCGTGATCATTCCGCCAGACACCTACTGGCCGCGCATCAAGGAAATCCTCGCCAAGTACGACATCCTGTTCGTGGCCGATGAAGTGATCTGCGGTTTCGGCCGTACCGGCCAATGGTTCGGCAGCGATTTCTACGACCTCAAGCCACACATGATGACCATCGCCAAAGGCCTGACATCCGGCTACATCCCGATGGGTGGCCTGATCGTTCGCGACGAAGTGGTGGCGGTGCTCAACGAGGGTGGCGATTTCAACCATGGCTTCACCTACTCCGGTCACCCGGTGGCGGCAGCGGTGGGTCTGGAAAACATCCGGATTCTGCGCGAAGAGAAAATCATCGAACGCGCCCATGAAGAAACGGCACCGTATTTGCAGAAACGTCTGCGCGAACTGAACGATCACCCGTTGGTGGGTGAAGTGCGCGGGGTCGGTCTGCTGGGGGCCATCGAGCTGGTGCAGGACAAGGCCACTCGCAAGCGTTACGAAGGCAAGGGTGTGGGCATGATCTGCCGCCAGTTCTGCTTCGACAACGGGCTGATCATGCGTGCCGTGGGCGACACCATGATCATCGCGCCGCCGCTGGTGATCAGTAAGGCGGAGATCGATGAACTGGTGACAAAGGCGCGCAAGTGCCTGGACCTCACCCTGAGTGCGTTGCAGGGCTAA
- a CDS encoding polyamine ABC transporter substrate-binding protein yields the protein MKALGKKLAGKTLLAMSLMGVMAGAVQADDKVLHVYNWSDYIAPDTVANFEKETGIKVVYDVFDSNETLEAKLLAGKSGYDIVVPSNNFLAKQIKAGVYQELDKSKLTNWKNLDEDLLKAVGDASDPGNKHAFPYMWGSIGIGYNPEKVKAALGVDKIDSWDIVFKPENIEKLKSCGVSFLDAPTEMIPAALHYLGKPTNSKDKADLKAAEDLFLKVRPSVAYFHSSKYISDLANGNICVAVGYSGDLEQSKTRAKEAGDKVKLAYTIPKEGAGTFYDMVAIPKDAENVEAAYKFMNYLLEPKVMAEITNAVRFPNGNKAATALVDKEITSDPSIYPSAEVKKQLYAISDLDAATLRLITRSWTKIKSGK from the coding sequence ATGAAGGCATTAGGCAAAAAGCTCGCTGGCAAGACTCTGCTCGCCATGTCCCTGATGGGCGTGATGGCGGGTGCGGTTCAGGCGGACGACAAGGTGTTGCACGTTTACAACTGGTCCGACTACATCGCGCCGGACACGGTTGCCAATTTCGAAAAAGAGACGGGCATCAAGGTCGTCTATGACGTGTTCGACAGCAACGAAACCCTGGAAGCGAAGCTGCTGGCCGGCAAATCCGGTTACGACATCGTGGTGCCTTCCAACAACTTCCTGGCCAAGCAGATCAAGGCCGGCGTTTATCAGGAACTGGACAAGTCCAAGCTGACGAACTGGAAGAACCTCGACGAAGACCTGCTCAAAGCCGTTGGCGACGCCAGCGACCCGGGCAACAAGCACGCGTTCCCGTACATGTGGGGTTCGATCGGCATCGGCTACAACCCGGAGAAGGTCAAGGCTGCGCTGGGCGTCGACAAGATCGATTCCTGGGACATCGTGTTCAAGCCTGAAAACATCGAGAAGCTGAAAAGCTGCGGCGTGAGCTTCCTCGACGCGCCGACCGAAATGATTCCGGCGGCTTTGCACTACCTGGGCAAACCGACCAACAGCAAAGACAAGGCTGACCTGAAAGCCGCCGAGGACCTGTTCCTCAAAGTGCGTCCTTCGGTTGCCTACTTCCACTCCTCGAAGTACATCTCGGACCTGGCCAACGGCAACATCTGCGTGGCAGTCGGTTACTCAGGTGACCTGGAACAATCCAAGACCCGCGCCAAGGAAGCCGGTGACAAGGTCAAACTGGCCTACACCATTCCGAAAGAAGGTGCCGGTACTTTCTACGACATGGTCGCCATTCCCAAGGATGCCGAAAACGTCGAAGCCGCCTACAAGTTCATGAACTACCTGCTCGAGCCAAAAGTGATGGCCGAAATCACCAACGCCGTGCGTTTCCCGAACGGCAACAAGGCGGCCACCGCCCTGGTGGACAAGGAAATCACCAGCGATCCGAGCATCTACCCTTCGGCTGAAGTGAAGAAGCAGCTCTATGCGATCAGCGATCTGGACGCGGCCACCCTGCGCCTGATCACACGCAGCTGGACCAAGATCAAATCCGGTAAATAA
- a CDS encoding glutamine synthetase family protein, translated as MSVPPRAVQLNEANAFLKEHPEVLYVDLLIADMNGVVRGKRIERTSLHKVYEKGINLPASLFALDINGSTVESTGLGLDIGDADRICYPIPDTLCNEPWQKRPTAQLLMTMHELEGDPFFADPREVLRQVVAKFDELGLTICAAFELEFYLIDQENVNGRPQPPRSPISGKRPHSTQVYLIDDLDEYVDCLQDILEGAKEQGIPADAIVKESAPAQFEVNLHHVADPIKACDYAVLLKRLIKNIAYDHEMDTTFMAKPYPGQAGNGLHVHISVLDKEGKNIFASEDPEQNAALRHAIGGVLETLPAQMAFLCPNVNSYRRFGAQFYVPNSPSWGLDNRTVALRVPTGSADAVRLEHRVAGADANPYLLMASVLAGVHHGLTNKIEPPAPTEGNSYEQNEQSLPNNLRDALRELDDSEVMAKYIDPKYIDIFVACKESELEEFEHSISDLEYNWYLHTV; from the coding sequence ATGTCGGTACCCCCGCGTGCCGTTCAGCTTAACGAAGCGAACGCGTTCCTTAAGGAACATCCTGAGGTTCTGTACGTTGACCTTCTGATTGCGGATATGAATGGTGTGGTGCGCGGCAAGCGCATCGAACGCACCAGCCTCCACAAGGTTTACGAGAAAGGCATCAACCTGCCGGCCTCTCTATTTGCTCTGGATATCAATGGTTCGACGGTGGAAAGCACCGGCTTGGGCCTGGACATCGGCGACGCCGACCGTATCTGCTATCCAATCCCCGATACCCTGTGCAACGAGCCATGGCAGAAGCGCCCGACCGCGCAACTGTTGATGACCATGCACGAACTCGAAGGTGACCCTTTCTTCGCCGACCCGCGCGAAGTGCTCCGTCAAGTTGTTGCAAAGTTTGACGAGCTCGGCCTGACCATCTGCGCCGCATTCGAACTCGAGTTCTATCTGATCGACCAGGAAAACGTGAACGGCCGCCCTCAGCCGCCACGCTCGCCGATCTCCGGCAAACGCCCGCATTCGACCCAGGTTTACTTGATCGACGACCTCGACGAATACGTCGACTGCCTCCAGGACATTCTGGAAGGCGCGAAAGAGCAAGGCATCCCGGCCGACGCCATCGTCAAGGAAAGTGCCCCGGCGCAGTTCGAAGTGAACCTGCACCACGTCGCCGACCCGATCAAGGCGTGCGACTACGCAGTCCTGCTCAAGCGTCTGATCAAGAACATCGCCTACGACCATGAAATGGACACCACTTTCATGGCCAAGCCGTACCCGGGCCAGGCAGGCAACGGTCTGCACGTCCACATTTCGGTTCTCGACAAAGAAGGCAAAAACATTTTTGCCAGCGAGGATCCCGAGCAGAACGCCGCGCTGCGTCACGCGATCGGCGGTGTGCTCGAGACCCTGCCCGCGCAGATGGCTTTCCTCTGCCCGAACGTCAACTCCTACCGTCGTTTCGGCGCACAGTTCTATGTGCCGAACTCGCCGAGCTGGGGCCTGGACAACCGCACCGTGGCCCTGCGCGTACCGACCGGCTCCGCCGACGCGGTCCGTCTGGAACACCGTGTTGCCGGCGCCGACGCCAACCCGTACCTGCTGATGGCTTCGGTGCTGGCGGGCGTGCACCACGGTCTGACCAACAAGATCGAGCCACCGGCTCCGACCGAAGGCAACAGCTACGAGCAGAACGAGCAGAGCCTGCCGAACAACTTGCGCGATGCCCTGCGCGAGCTGGACGACAGCGAGGTGATGGCCAAGTACATCGATCCGAAATACATCGATATCTTCGTCGCCTGTAAAGAGAGCGAGCTGGAGGAGTTCGAACACTCCATCTCCGACCTCGAGTACAACTGGTACCTGCACACCGTTTAA